From a single Labrus bergylta chromosome 14, fLabBer1.1, whole genome shotgun sequence genomic region:
- the trim3b gene encoding tripartite motif-containing protein 3b isoform X1, giving the protein MSSVMAKREAGSTSPVVRQIDKQFLVCSICLDHYRNPKVLPCLHTFCESCLQNYIPPESLTLSCPVCRQTSILPEKGVCALQNNFFITNLMEVLQRDPECSRPEACSVLESVSAAVAGKPLCCPNHEGKVMEFYCESCETAMCLDCTEAEHREHVTVPLRDVVEQHKAALKTQLDAIHSRLPQITAAIELVSDISRQLNDRKVEAVAEITCTFEELERALNQRKTALITDLENICSAKQKVLQAQLSSLLQGKDHIQSSCSFTEQALSHGSATEVLLVQKQMSERVTALARHDFPERPHQNAHLDCQVETEGLRRSIQNLGVLLTTAAVAHTSVATGEGLRHAATGQHHTVTVTTKDKDGDLVRTGNAVLKAEITSADGGRAAETEIVDNKNGTYEVGYTLRSEGEYSFSLLLYGQPIRGSPFRLRAVKPSDVPQSPDDVKRRVKSPSGTGGHIRQKAVRRPSSMYSTTKKKENPIEDELIYRMGTRGREKGEFTNLQGISATSNGRVVVADSNNQCIQVFTNDGQFKMRFGVRGRSPGQLQRPTGVTVDMNGDIVVADYDNRWVSIFSSDGKFKNKIGAGRLMGPKGVAVDKNGHIITVDNKACCVFIFQSNGKLVTKFGGRGTSDRQFAEKLGPNYNKSGSVFSPHFVTVNNKNEIIVTDFHNHSVKVYSADGEFLFKFGSHGEGNGQFNAPTGVAVDANGNIIVADWGNSRIQVFDSTGSFLSYINTSADPLYGPQGLALTSDGHVAVADSGNHCFKVYRYLQ; this is encoded by the exons ATGTCCTCTGTCATGGCGAAGCGAGAGGCTGGGAGCACCAGCCCTGTGGTGCGTCAGATAGACAAACAGTTTCTGGTCTGCAGCATCTGTCTGGATCACTACCGCAACCCCAAGGTTCTTCCCTGTCTGCACACCTTCTGTGAAAG TTGCCTCCAGAACTACATTCCCCCAGAGTCTCTGACGCTCTCGTGCCCGGTGTGTCGACAGACGTCCATCCTGCCAGAGAAAGGCGTTTGTGCTCTTCAGAACAACTTCTTCATCACTAATCTCATGGAG GTTCTTCAACGAGACCCAGAGTGCTCACGGCCTGAGGCCTGCAGTGTCCTTGAGTCAGTCAGCGCTGCAGTCGCAGGGAAGCCCCTCTGTTGCCCAAACCACGAGGGAAAG GTGATGGAGTTCTACTGCGAGTCGTGTGAGACGGCCATGTGTTTGGACTGCACAGAGGCCGAGCACCGGGAGCATGTGACCGTTCCCCTGCGGGACGTTGTAGAACAGCACAAGGCTGCTCTGAAGACGCAGCTGGATGCCATTCACAGCAG GCTCCCTCAGATTACAGCAGCCATTGAGCTGGTGAGTGACATCTCTCGCCAGCTGAATGACAGGAAGGTCGAGGCGGTGGCAGAGATCACATGTACATTTGAGGAGCTGGAGCGGGCGCTGAATCAGCGCAAGACAGCCCTTATCACAGACCTGGAGAACATCTGCAGCGCTAAGCAGAAG GTCCTTCAGGCCCAGCTCTCATCTCTCCTGCAGGGGAAGGATCACATCCAGAGCAGCTGCAGCTTCACAGAGCAGGCTCTCAGCCATGGCAGCGCTACAGAG GTGTTGCTGGTTCAGAAGCAGATGAGTGAGCGGGTAACAGCGCTGGCCAGACATGACTTCCCAGAGAGACCGCATCAAAATGCACATCTGGACTGTCAG GTGGAGACTGAAGGTTTGCGACGCTCCATCCAGAATCTTGGCGTTCTCCTCACCACAGCCGCTGTGGCTCACACCTCTGTGGCCACAGGAGAGGGCCTCCGACATGCAGCAACTGGACAGCACCACACCGTTACTGTGACAACAAAAGACAAA GATGGCGATCTGGTACGGACAGGAAATGCGGTTTTAAAAGCAGAGATAACGTCTGCCGACGGGGGCCgcgctgcagagacagagatagtGGACAATAAGAACGGGACGTATGAAGTGGGCTACACATTACGTTCTGAGGGGGAGTACTCCTTCTCTCTGTTGCTTTACGGCCAGCCGATAAGAGGCAGCCCTTTCCGTCTGCGGGCGGTCAAACCCTCAGATGTGCCACAATCTCCAGATGACGTGAAGAGGAGGGTGAAGTCTCCCAGCGGGACTGGGGGCCACATACGGCAGAAAGCAGTGCGACGGCCTTCCAGCATGTACAGCACCACCAAGAAGAAGGAGAACCCGATAGAGGACGAGCTCATCTACAGAATGG GTACCCGTGGCAGAGAAAAGGGGGAGTTCACAAACCTGCAAGGAATCTCTGCCACGAGTAATGGCCGAGTGGTGGTTGCAGACAGCAACAACCAGTGCATTCAG GTTTTTACCAACGATGGCCAGTTCAAGATGCGTTTTGGGGTCAGAGGACGTTCTCCTGGGCAGCTGCAGAGACCGACCGGCGTCACTGTGGACATGAATGGTGACATTGTGGTTGCCGACTACGACAATCGATGGGTCAGCATTTTCTCCTCTGATGGCAAGTTTAAG AATAAGATCGGTGCAGGCCGGCTCATGGGTCCTAAGGGCGTGGCTGTAGATAAGAATGGACACATTATCACTGTGGACAACAAAGCCTGCTGTGTCTTCATCTTTCAATCAAATGGAAAACTGGTGACCAAGTTTGGAGGCAGGGGGACGTCTGACAGACAGTTTGCAG AAAAACTTGGCCCAAACTATAATAAATCTGGCTCAGTTTTCA GTCCACACTTTGTTACAGTGAACAACAAGAATGAAATTATTGTGACGGACTTCCACAATCACTCTGTAAAG GTGTACAGCGCAGACGGAGAGTTCTTGTTCAAGTTTGGCTCCCACGGTGAAGGCAATGGCCAGTTCAATGCTCCCACTGGTGTGGCTGTGGATGCTAATGGAAATATCATTGTAGCTGACTGGGGTAACAGCAGAATACAG
- the trim3b gene encoding tripartite motif-containing protein 3b isoform X2, with product MSSVMAKREAGSTSPVVRQIDKQFLVCSICLDHYRNPKVLPCLHTFCESCLQNYIPPESLTLSCPVCRQTSILPEKGVCALQNNFFITNLMEVLQRDPECSRPEACSVLESVSAAVAGKPLCCPNHEGKVMEFYCESCETAMCLDCTEAEHREHVTVPLRDVVEQHKAALKTQLDAIHSRLPQITAAIELVSDISRQLNDRKVEAVAEITCTFEELERALNQRKTALITDLENICSAKQKVLQAQLSSLLQGKDHIQSSCSFTEQALSHGSATEVLLVQKQMSERVTALARHDFPERPHQNAHLDCQVETEGLRRSIQNLGVLLTTAAVAHTSVATGEGLRHAATGQHHTVTVTTKDKDGDLVRTGNAVLKAEITSADGGRAAETEIVDNKNGTYEVGYTLRSEGEYSFSLLLYGQPIRGSPFRLRAVKPSDVPQSPDDVKRRVKSPSGTGGHIRQKAVRRPSSMYSTTKKKENPIEDELIYRMGTRGREKGEFTNLQGISATSNGRVVVADSNNQCIQVFTNDGQFKMRFGVRGRSPGQLQRPTGVTVDMNGDIVVADYDNRWVSIFSSDGKFKNKIGAGRLMGPKGVAVDKNGHIITVDNKACCVFIFQSNGKLVTKFGGRGTSDRQFAGPHFVTVNNKNEIIVTDFHNHSVKVYSADGEFLFKFGSHGEGNGQFNAPTGVAVDANGNIIVADWGNSRIQVFDSTGSFLSYINTSADPLYGPQGLALTSDGHVAVADSGNHCFKVYRYLQ from the exons ATGTCCTCTGTCATGGCGAAGCGAGAGGCTGGGAGCACCAGCCCTGTGGTGCGTCAGATAGACAAACAGTTTCTGGTCTGCAGCATCTGTCTGGATCACTACCGCAACCCCAAGGTTCTTCCCTGTCTGCACACCTTCTGTGAAAG TTGCCTCCAGAACTACATTCCCCCAGAGTCTCTGACGCTCTCGTGCCCGGTGTGTCGACAGACGTCCATCCTGCCAGAGAAAGGCGTTTGTGCTCTTCAGAACAACTTCTTCATCACTAATCTCATGGAG GTTCTTCAACGAGACCCAGAGTGCTCACGGCCTGAGGCCTGCAGTGTCCTTGAGTCAGTCAGCGCTGCAGTCGCAGGGAAGCCCCTCTGTTGCCCAAACCACGAGGGAAAG GTGATGGAGTTCTACTGCGAGTCGTGTGAGACGGCCATGTGTTTGGACTGCACAGAGGCCGAGCACCGGGAGCATGTGACCGTTCCCCTGCGGGACGTTGTAGAACAGCACAAGGCTGCTCTGAAGACGCAGCTGGATGCCATTCACAGCAG GCTCCCTCAGATTACAGCAGCCATTGAGCTGGTGAGTGACATCTCTCGCCAGCTGAATGACAGGAAGGTCGAGGCGGTGGCAGAGATCACATGTACATTTGAGGAGCTGGAGCGGGCGCTGAATCAGCGCAAGACAGCCCTTATCACAGACCTGGAGAACATCTGCAGCGCTAAGCAGAAG GTCCTTCAGGCCCAGCTCTCATCTCTCCTGCAGGGGAAGGATCACATCCAGAGCAGCTGCAGCTTCACAGAGCAGGCTCTCAGCCATGGCAGCGCTACAGAG GTGTTGCTGGTTCAGAAGCAGATGAGTGAGCGGGTAACAGCGCTGGCCAGACATGACTTCCCAGAGAGACCGCATCAAAATGCACATCTGGACTGTCAG GTGGAGACTGAAGGTTTGCGACGCTCCATCCAGAATCTTGGCGTTCTCCTCACCACAGCCGCTGTGGCTCACACCTCTGTGGCCACAGGAGAGGGCCTCCGACATGCAGCAACTGGACAGCACCACACCGTTACTGTGACAACAAAAGACAAA GATGGCGATCTGGTACGGACAGGAAATGCGGTTTTAAAAGCAGAGATAACGTCTGCCGACGGGGGCCgcgctgcagagacagagatagtGGACAATAAGAACGGGACGTATGAAGTGGGCTACACATTACGTTCTGAGGGGGAGTACTCCTTCTCTCTGTTGCTTTACGGCCAGCCGATAAGAGGCAGCCCTTTCCGTCTGCGGGCGGTCAAACCCTCAGATGTGCCACAATCTCCAGATGACGTGAAGAGGAGGGTGAAGTCTCCCAGCGGGACTGGGGGCCACATACGGCAGAAAGCAGTGCGACGGCCTTCCAGCATGTACAGCACCACCAAGAAGAAGGAGAACCCGATAGAGGACGAGCTCATCTACAGAATGG GTACCCGTGGCAGAGAAAAGGGGGAGTTCACAAACCTGCAAGGAATCTCTGCCACGAGTAATGGCCGAGTGGTGGTTGCAGACAGCAACAACCAGTGCATTCAG GTTTTTACCAACGATGGCCAGTTCAAGATGCGTTTTGGGGTCAGAGGACGTTCTCCTGGGCAGCTGCAGAGACCGACCGGCGTCACTGTGGACATGAATGGTGACATTGTGGTTGCCGACTACGACAATCGATGGGTCAGCATTTTCTCCTCTGATGGCAAGTTTAAG AATAAGATCGGTGCAGGCCGGCTCATGGGTCCTAAGGGCGTGGCTGTAGATAAGAATGGACACATTATCACTGTGGACAACAAAGCCTGCTGTGTCTTCATCTTTCAATCAAATGGAAAACTGGTGACCAAGTTTGGAGGCAGGGGGACGTCTGACAGACAGTTTGCAG GTCCACACTTTGTTACAGTGAACAACAAGAATGAAATTATTGTGACGGACTTCCACAATCACTCTGTAAAG GTGTACAGCGCAGACGGAGAGTTCTTGTTCAAGTTTGGCTCCCACGGTGAAGGCAATGGCCAGTTCAATGCTCCCACTGGTGTGGCTGTGGATGCTAATGGAAATATCATTGTAGCTGACTGGGGTAACAGCAGAATACAG